From one Lolium rigidum isolate FL_2022 chromosome 4, APGP_CSIRO_Lrig_0.1, whole genome shotgun sequence genomic stretch:
- the LOC124707829 gene encoding proline-rich AKT1 substrate 1-like, translating to MGSSSSNARDAAAPPPSPPPPQPPSPPAAPAPLHVMDAEEDDENVKQLNECAALYLSLQDCLVESDRNWKACQAHVQALKACEASRNKNEKT from the exons ATGGGCTCTTCCTCGAGCAACGCACGGGACGcggctgcgccgccgccgtcgccgccgccaccacagcCACCATCTCCTCCTGCGGCGCCGGCGCCCCTCCACGTGATGGAcgcggaagaggacgacgagaacGTGAAGCAGCTCAACGAGTGCGCCGCCCTCTACCTCTCCCTCCAG GACTGCCTCGTCGAGTCCGACCGCAACTGGAAAGCCTGCCAAGCAC ATGTTCAAGCGTTAAAAGCCTGTGAGGCGAGcagaaacaaaaatgaaaaaacatgA